The Anoplopoma fimbria isolate UVic2021 breed Golden Eagle Sablefish chromosome 5, Afim_UVic_2022, whole genome shotgun sequence genome contains a region encoding:
- the zgc:112496 gene encoding uncharacterized protein zgc:112496, which yields MSTLFACEDPATWRTVYGKYWDVVEAKSKSKKPGKLLNLDKWYQEELPTLISSRPDKHVTQSELVKLMEWKLTRGKFRPRLQQLVASNSEDTVEKCSRKAFSLLPDVQAAITELSTLKGVGPATASAVLAAGAPEQAAFMSDEAMESVPGLKPIQYTAKHYSLYLGKMVECTEKLNKVDQQQDWTPHRVELCLWALTTAKQHQLPLLKEVDVKASSVKEKRSDADTDQRPTKKLKTR from the exons ATGAGTACTCTCTTTGCCTGTGAGGACCCAGCCACATGGAGGACTGTGTATGGGAAATATTGGGATGTGGTGGAGGCAAAGTCCAAAAGCAAGAAACCTGGAAAGCTGCTGAACCTCGACAAGTG GTACCAAGAGGAGCTGCCTACACTCATTTCAAGTCGACCTGACAAACATGTCACTCAATCAGAGCTGGTGAAACTGATGGAGTGGAAGCTCACT AGAGGGAAGTTCAGGCCgaggctgcagcagctggtggCTTCCAACAGTGAGGACACCGTGGAGAAATGCTCCAGAAAGGCCTTCAGCCTCCTTCCTGATGTGCAGGCAGCGATCACAGAGCTCAGCACCCTGAAAGGAGTAGGCCCAGCCACTGCTTCAG CTGTGTTGGCAGCAGGAGCTCCAGAACAGGCTGCATTCATGTCCGATGAAGCCATGGAGAGTGTACCAGGACTAAAGCCCATCCAATACACAGCCAAGCACTACAGTCTGTACTTGGGCAAAATGGTTGAGTGCactgaaaaactaaacaaag TGGATCAGCAGCAGGACTGGACGCCCCACAGAGTGGAGTTGTGTTTGTGGGCGTTGACCACAGCCAAACAGCACCAGCTCCCACTTCTAAAGGAAGTTGATgtgaaggccagcagtgtgaaGGAGAAGCGCTCAGATGCCGACACTGACCAGAGACCAACAAAGAAGctcaaaacaagataa